A region of the Aggregicoccus sp. 17bor-14 genome:
ACCGGGACCCGCTCGTGGCTGCGCCGGCCGAAGTAGGTGGGCAGCCCTTGCGAGAAGTGGAGCACGGCGCGGCGGCGGTAGCCGGTATCGCGCGGGGCCACGAGCAGCGGGCGCACGGTGAGCTGGGCGCGCGGGATGCGCCCCAGGTGCTCGAGCGCGGAGAGGACGATCTCCTGCTTCGCCTCGCGCTGGGCGGGCTCCGCGAGCTCGAGCCAGTCGCAGCCGCCGCACGCGGAGCTGAGCGCGCACCCGGAGAGGCGGCGCGAGGGGCTGGGGGCGACCACCTCGGCCAGGTGGCCGCGCAGCACCTTGCCCGCCTGCTCGAGCCGCGCGCGCACGCGCTCGCCCGGGAAGGCGCCGGTGACGAAGACGGTGCGCCCCTCGAAGAGGGCCACGCCCTCCCCCAGCTGGCCGAGGCGGTCGATGTGCAGCTCGACCGGCTGCTCTGGGAGGGGAAGTTCGAGAGCCATGGGGGTACGGCCTTGGATGCAGCGCCTAGCGCTTTGCTTCGCTCTGCGCAGAGCCGCCGGACAGCTCCGGCAGCTCCTGGCGCAGGCGGGTGACGAAGCGCTCGATGCGCGAGCGCCTGTCCTCGTCAACGTTCACGAACTCGATGCCCATCCCCGCGCCCTGGTGCTGCGCGTTGTCCGCGCCGCTCACCCGGGCCACCCTCCCCTCCACCTCGAAGGGGGTGGGCGCGTCCGGGAGGCTGAGCACGAGCTCCAGGGGGCTGCCCACGGGCAGCGGAGTGGAGGTGTTGATGAACAGGCCGGAGCCCGAGAGGTTC
Encoded here:
- a CDS encoding TIGR02266 family protein; the encoded protein is MTDKVESSPPQRRGSRLQHELLVAYRSPGGASFASHWAVNLSGSGLFINTSTPLPVGSPLELVLSLPDAPTPFEVEGRVARVSGADNAQHQGAGMGIEFVNVDEDRRSRIERFVTRLRQELPELSGGSAQSEAKR